The nucleotide window GCGCTTTGGCGGTATTGCGCGGCCTATGCCGGTGTTCGCGGCATTTTTCATGGTGTTTGCATTGTCCAATGTCGGCTTGCCGGGCACTTCAGGTTTTGTGGGAGAGTTTTTAGTGATTATTAGCAGTTTCCAAGGAAATGTGTGGGTAGCATTATTTGCTGCGCTCACATTGGTCATCGGTGCTGCTTATACTTTATGGATGTATAAAAGAGTGTTTTATGGTCACATTGTCAATGAAGAAGTGGCCATGCTGCAGGACGTCAATCCACTGGAATGCGTGATTTTTATTTTGACCGCCGGTGCGGTGTTTTTTATAGGACTTTATCCGGCGCCGTTATTAGATATTTTTCATGCCTCGGTAGGGCATTTATTAGAAATCAGTATGCGATCGAAGTTGGGGTAAAACAATGGGTGTTAGAATAACGTATTTCGCGCCGGCTTTCGCTGAGATTTTTGTGCTGGGCATGGCGTGTTTGACCTTGCTAGTTTATCTATTTGTTCCTAAGCGCGCCAAAATTGTCACTTATATTTTAGTGCAAGCAACTCTGGTTGTGGCCGCTATCATTACCTTGTTGCAGTTTGGCCAATCTCCGGTAACGACTTTTAATGGCACATTTATTCTCGATAATCTGGCCGTGATGCTGAAGTTGTTTATTTATTTATCGAGTTTCTTTGCTTTTATTTATGCTAGATCATATTTACCTAAGACATCTATGCCTTACGGCGAATATTATTTGCTGGGATTATTCTCGGTTCTGGGTATGATGGTCATCGTTTCCGGCCATAGTTTTATCACGTTGTTTTTAGGCTTGGAACTGTTTTCGTTGCCGGTCTATGCCATGGTAGCCCTGCCGCGTAAATCTGCTATTTGTTCTGAAGCCGCCATTAAATATTTTGTGATTGGTTCACTGGCCTCGGGCATGTTGCTGTATGGTCTTTCTATGTTATACGGTGCTACCCGCAGCTTGGATATTAGTACGGTGGCACAGGCCATCATGCGTACACCGGTGGATCATGAGTTGATCCTGCTATTTGGCATGGTTTTTGTGGTGGTAGGTATTGCATTTAAGCTTGGGGCTGTGCCTTTTCATATGTGGGTACCCGATGTTTATGAAGGTGCGCCGACACCGGTGGTATTATTTCTAGGCACTGGTGCTAAAATTGCTGCGGCAGGGCTGGCTTTTCGTTTATTAAATGACACGTTGTTTGGTTTGGATATGCAATGGCAGCAGTTATTAATTGTGATTGCCGTTTTATCTATGGCTTTAGGTAATCTGGCTGCAATTGTGCAAACCAGCATTAAGCGTATGCTCGGCTATTCGTCGATTGCGCATATGGGCTATATGACATTGGGTTTGTTGACTGCGACACCTGAAGGTTATGGCGCGGCATTATTTTATGTCATTACCTATGCGTTAATGACCTTAGGTGCATTTGGTCTGATTACCATGATGAATAATTCAGGTTATGAAGCCAGCAATATTGATGACCTGCGTGGCTTAAATTCACGTAATCCTTGGTTGGCGCTCATGATGTTGTTCACTATGTTTTCATTGGCGGGTGTGCCGCCGATTGTAGGATTTATGGCGAAAGTAGCCGTTTTGGAAGCCTTAATTGGTGTGCATATGGTATGGCTGGCGGCGATTGCTTTGTTATTTGCGGTAATAGGTGCGTATTATTATATTCGCGTCGTGAAGGTGATGTATTTTGAAAGCCCGCTGGATGAGACGCCGATTAAATATCCCCGAGATACGCAGCTGGCTATTACAGTGAATGGATTGCTACTCCTGGTGCTGGGAGTAGTGCCGGGGTTTTTATTTACCCTTTGCCAAGCTGCGTTTAACTCGAAGTTTTATTAAGGTC belongs to Gammaproteobacteria bacterium and includes:
- the nuoN gene encoding NADH-quinone oxidoreductase subunit NuoN, whose product is MGVRITYFAPAFAEIFVLGMACLTLLVYLFVPKRAKIVTYILVQATLVVAAIITLLQFGQSPVTTFNGTFILDNLAVMLKLFIYLSSFFAFIYARSYLPKTSMPYGEYYLLGLFSVLGMMVIVSGHSFITLFLGLELFSLPVYAMVALPRKSAICSEAAIKYFVIGSLASGMLLYGLSMLYGATRSLDISTVAQAIMRTPVDHELILLFGMVFVVVGIAFKLGAVPFHMWVPDVYEGAPTPVVLFLGTGAKIAAAGLAFRLLNDTLFGLDMQWQQLLIVIAVLSMALGNLAAIVQTSIKRMLGYSSIAHMGYMTLGLLTATPEGYGAALFYVITYALMTLGAFGLITMMNNSGYEASNIDDLRGLNSRNPWLALMMLFTMFSLAGVPPIVGFMAKVAVLEALIGVHMVWLAAIALLFAVIGAYYYIRVVKVMYFESPLDETPIKYPRDTQLAITVNGLLLLVLGVVPGFLFTLCQAAFNSKFY